From Symphalangus syndactylus isolate Jambi chromosome 5, NHGRI_mSymSyn1-v2.1_pri, whole genome shotgun sequence:
CAAAAGAGGTGGTCTCGGATCTCATCGACTCCTTCATGAGGAACCTCCACAGCGTCACAGGGACCCTCATGACTGACACACAGTTTGTCTCGGCTGTGAAAAGAACTGTCTTCTCTCATGGAAGCCAAAAGGCCACAGATATCATGGATGCCATGCTAAGGAAGCTGTACAATGTAATGTTTGCCAAGAAAGTACCTGAGCATGTCGGGAAAGCTCAAGACAAGGCTGAGAGTTATTCCCTCATCTCCATGAAAGGAATGAGTGATCCTAAAAATCGAAATGTGAACTTTGCCATGAAATCTGAAACTAAATTGAGAGAAAAAATGTATTCTGAACCCAAGTCAGAGGAGGAGACTTGTGCCAAAACTCTGGGTGAGCACATTATCAAAGAGGGGCTTACCTTGTGGCACAAAAGTCAGCAGAAAGAATGTAAATCTCTAGGTTTCCAGCATGCAGCATTTGAAGCTCCCAACACACAGTGTAAGCCTGCATCAGACATTTCCTTTGAGTACCCTGAAGATATTGGCAACCTCGGCCCTCCTCCATATCCCCCAGAGAAACCTGAGAATTTTATGTATGATTCAGACTCCTGGGCCAAGGACCTGATCGTGTCTGCCCTACTTCTGATTCAATATCACCTGGcccagggaggaagaagggatgcACAGAGCTTCGTTGAAGCTGCTGGTACCACCAACTTTCCTGCCAATGAGCCTCCTGTAGTTCCTGATGAATCCTGCCTTAAGTCTGCTCCCATTGTAGGTGACCAAGAACAAGCAGAAAAGAAGGACCTCAGGagtgttttcttcaatttcatcCGGAACTTACTTAGTGAGACCATTTTCAAGCATGACCAGAGCCCTGAACCCAAGGTGCCAGAACAGCCAGTTAAGGAAGATAGGAAGTTGTGTGAAAGACCATTAGCCTCTTCTCCCCCCAGACTATATGAAGATGATGAGACCCCTGGTGCCCTTTCTGGGCTGACCAAGATGGTTGTCAACCAGATAGATGGCCACATGAGTGGGCAGATGGTAGAACATCTGATGAACTCAGTGATGAAGCTGTGTGTCATCATTGCTAAGTCCTGTGATTCTTCGTTGGCAGAGCTGGGAGATGACAAGTTGGGAGATGACAAGTCTGGAGATGCCAGTAGGCTAACTTTGGCCTTCCCAGATAGTTTATATGAGTGTTTGCCAGTCAAGGGCACAGGGTCAGCAGAAGCTCTCCTGCAGAATGCCTATCAAGCTATCCATAATGAAATGAGAGGTATATCAGGACAGCCCCCTGAAGGGTGTGCAGCACCCAAGGTGATTGTCAGCAATCACAACCTAACGGATACAGTTCAGAACAAGCAGCTCCAAGCCGTCCTTCAATGGGTAGCTGCCTCTGAGCTCAATGTCCCTATTTTGTACTTTGCTGGTGATGATGAAGGGATCCAGGAGAAGGTAAGAAACAAAGGCAGAGGAATTTGGAAGCTTTATTAAGATTTAACTAGGGCTTTAAGTTCTGGTTTCTTTCTAAATGGGAAGATAGCCACAGAGAAGGTAAAATGGGAACAGTGGGATTTGAAGATCATGCCTCTTGGCAGAGATAATGGATAAAGTAACATTAGATTTTGCCCAATACAAGGCATATCAAAGGGGAAAAGGGGGATAAATGATATGTTGCT
This genomic window contains:
- the AKAP3 gene encoding A-kinase anchor protein 3 isoform X2, yielding MSDKVDWLQSQNGVCKVDVYSGDNRAQDWKMDTSTDPVRVLSWLRRDLEKSTAEFQDVRFKPGESFAGETSNSGDPHKGFSVDYYNTTTKGTLERLHFEMTHKENPCQGPRAQLGNGSSVDEVSFYAHRLTNLVIAMARKEINEKIDGSENKCVYQSLYMGNEPTPTKSLSKIASELVNETVSACSRNAAPDKAPGSGDRVSGSSQSPPNLKHKSTLKIKKSTKERQSPDDKPASKKSFFYKEVFESRNGDYAREGGRFFPQDRKRFQGQERPDDFTASISEGIMTYANSVVSDMMVSIMKTLKIQVKDTTIATILLKKVLLKHAKEVVSDLIDSFMRNLHSVTGTLMTDTQFVSAVKRTVFSHGSQKATDIMDAMLRKLYNVMFAKKVPEHVGKAQDKAESYSLISMKGMSDPKNRNVNFAMKSETKLREKMYSEPKSEEETCAKTLGEHIIKEGLTLWHKSQQKECKSLGFQHAAFEAPNTQCKPASDISFEYPEDIGNLGPPPYPPEKPENFMYDSDSWAKDLIVSALLLIQYHLAQGGRRDAQSFVEAAGTTNFPANEPPVVPDESCLKSAPIVGDQEQAEKKDLRSVFFNFIRNLLSETIFKHDQSPEPKVPEQPVKEDRKLCERPLASSPPRLYEDDETPGALSGLTKMVVNQIDGHMSGQMVEHLMNSVMKLCVIIAKSCDSSLAELGDDKLGDDKSGDASRLTLAFPDSLYECLPVKGTGSAEALLQNAYQAIHNEMRGISGQPPEGCAAPKVIVSNHNLTDTVQNKQLQAVLQWVAASELNVPILYFAGDDEGIQEKLLQLSAAAVDKGCSVGEVLQSVLRYEKERQLNEAVGNVTPLQLLDWLMVNL
- the AKAP3 gene encoding A-kinase anchor protein 3 isoform X1; translation: MMSDKVDWLQSQNGVCKVDVYSGDNRAQDWKMDTSTDPVRVLSWLRRDLEKSTAEFQDVRFKPGESFAGETSNSGDPHKGFSVDYYNTTTKGTLERLHFEMTHKENPCQGPRAQLGNGSSVDEVSFYAHRLTNLVIAMARKEINEKIDGSENKCVYQSLYMGNEPTPTKSLSKIASELVNETVSACSRNAAPDKAPGSGDRVSGSSQSPPNLKHKSTLKIKKSTKERQSPDDKPASKKSFFYKEVFESRNGDYAREGGRFFPQDRKRFQGQERPDDFTASISEGIMTYANSVVSDMMVSIMKTLKIQVKDTTIATILLKKVLLKHAKEVVSDLIDSFMRNLHSVTGTLMTDTQFVSAVKRTVFSHGSQKATDIMDAMLRKLYNVMFAKKVPEHVGKAQDKAESYSLISMKGMSDPKNRNVNFAMKSETKLREKMYSEPKSEEETCAKTLGEHIIKEGLTLWHKSQQKECKSLGFQHAAFEAPNTQCKPASDISFEYPEDIGNLGPPPYPPEKPENFMYDSDSWAKDLIVSALLLIQYHLAQGGRRDAQSFVEAAGTTNFPANEPPVVPDESCLKSAPIVGDQEQAEKKDLRSVFFNFIRNLLSETIFKHDQSPEPKVPEQPVKEDRKLCERPLASSPPRLYEDDETPGALSGLTKMVVNQIDGHMSGQMVEHLMNSVMKLCVIIAKSCDSSLAELGDDKLGDDKSGDASRLTLAFPDSLYECLPVKGTGSAEALLQNAYQAIHNEMRGISGQPPEGCAAPKVIVSNHNLTDTVQNKQLQAVLQWVAASELNVPILYFAGDDEGIQEKLLQLSAAAVDKGCSVGEVLQSVLRYEKERQLNEAVGNVTPLQLLDWLMVNL